The following proteins are encoded in a genomic region of Sesamum indicum cultivar Zhongzhi No. 13 linkage group LG8, S_indicum_v1.0, whole genome shotgun sequence:
- the LOC105167417 gene encoding uncharacterized protein LOC105167417 yields MMGRSSFALSRTGSFRPENLGQNALAMVGNLCFTLFVIGVLIFTIIAATYQPDDPLFHPSSKITNFFSSNSIATFKSDVGVVKTGEDFVASNQTAFAAFINITDIDTAAFVDVDEPTVVSEARECRVDDPIDCRDPDVFHLLMRSTIDKFKDVHFYRFGRPVRGDNDSSCHMAWRYRPKGGKAAAFYKDYRTFTVVRFENCTVSLIGMGEYHSGGNARKRKAKGKGKKEGAKVEGDSLGLPMVGENVDDALPLVESEDSFSRSKYLIYVGGGDRCKSMHQYLWSFMCMLGEAQYLNRTLVMDLSICLSKIYSSSGVDEEGKDFRFYFDFEHLKDSASVLDQAQFWSEWSKWQRKDGLSLHLVEDFCVTPMKLAEVKDTLIMRKFGSVEPDNYWYRVCEGETESVIQRPWHMIWKSRRLLDVASAIAARMKWDFDAVHVERGEKASNKELWPNLDRDTQPEAILATLQGKIEDGRNLYIATNEPDTSFFDPLKDKYSTHFLDEYKDLWDANSDWYDETMKLNNRNSVEFDGYMRICVDTEVLLRGKKQIETFNDLTKDCKDGINTCTSTA; encoded by the coding sequence atgatgGGTCGGTCTTCATTTGCGTTATCGAGGACTGGAAGTTTCAGGCCTGAAAATCTCGGGCAGAATGCGTTAGCAATGGTGGGCAATCTCTGTTTCACTTTATTCGTAATTGGGGTCTTGATTTTCACCATAATTGCTGCCACTTACCAGCCTGACGACCCTTTGTTCCACCCTTCCTCAAAGATCACGAATTTCTTCTCATCCAATTCCATTGCCACCTTTAAATCTGATGTTGGTGTTGTTAAGACTGGTGAGGACTTCGTTGCCTCCAATCAGACTGCATTTGCTGCCTTTATTAACATTACCGATATCGATACTGCAGCCTTTGTTGATGTTGACGAGCCCACGGTGGTCTCTGAGGCCCGTGAGTGTCGCGTTGATGATCCAATTGATTGTCGTGATCCTGATGTGTTCCATTTGTTGATGAGGTCCACCATTGATAAATTTAAGGACGTACATTTCTACCGGTTTGGGAGGCCGGTTCGTGGGGATAATGATAGTTCTTGCCATATGGCTTGGCGGTATAGGCCAAAAGGAGGGAAAGCAGCTGCATTTTACAAGGATTATAGGACTTTTACGGTGGTCAGGTTTGAGAATTGCACGGTGAGTTTGATTGGGATGGGGGAGTATCATTCGGGTGGGAATGCGAGGAAGAGGAAGGCAAAAGGGAAAGGTAAGAAGGAGGGAGCAAAGGTGGAGGGTGATTCTCTTGGCCTGCCGATGGTTGGGGAAAATGTGGACGACGCACTTCCGTTGGTCGAATCAGAGGATTCATTTAGTCGTAGCAAGTATTTGATTTATGTTGGTGGAGGTGATAGGTGCAAGAGCATGCATCAATACTTGTGGAGTTTCATGTGTATGTTAGGCGAGGCACAGTATTTGAATCGGACTCTGGTGATGGATCTTAGCATTTGTTTGTCTAAGATATACTCTTCGTCTGGTGTGGATGAGGAAGGTAAAGATTTCAGGTTCTACTTCGACTTTGAGCACTTGAAGGATTCAGCATCGGTGCTTGACCAAGCTCAGTTTTGGTCGGAATGGAGCAAGTGGCAACGCAAAGATGGATTGAGTCTCCATCTGGTGGAGGATTTCTGTGTGACGCCAATGAAGCTAGCTGAGGTGAAGGATACTCTAATTATGAGGAAGTTTGGATCCGTGGAGCCGGATAATTACTGGTACCGAGTTTGTGAAGGTGAGACGGAGTCTGTCATTCAGCGGCCTTGGCATATGATTTGGAAGTCGAGACGGTTGTTGGATGTGGCTTCCGCTATTGCAGCAAGAATGAAGTGGGATTTTGATGCTGTTCATGTCGAGAGAGGGGAGAAGGCAAGCAACAAGGAGCTGTGGCCTAATCTTGATAGAGACACTCAACCAGAAGCCATTCTTGCAACTTTGCAAGGCAAAATTGAAGATGGAAGGAATCTTTACATTGCTACAAATGAGCCAGACACGTCGTTCTTTGATCCTTTGAAGGACAAGTATTCCACACACTTTCTTGATGAATATAAAGATCTATGGGATGCTAACAGTGATTGGTATGACGAAACAATGAAGCTCAATAATCGAAATTCAGTTGAGTTTGATGGTTACATGAGGATATGTGTCGATACGGAAGTGTTGTTGAGGGGTAAAAAACAGATTGAGACTTTTAATGATCTCACTAAGGACTGTAAGGATGGCATTAATACTTGCACATCTACCGCCTAA
- the LOC105167418 gene encoding uncharacterized protein LOC105167418 isoform X2: MQQVGQAKERPFSNFSHAEDVRLETTRARFSSILKRHGELTERLSRDSDKTVFERLQREFEAARASQTQEICLDGEQWNDGLLATIRERVHVEAERKAMQLPGETTAVTNLPFHEKITYRVGNKMICCLEGARIGIQYETSFAGEPCELFHCILESKSFLEKMTVIEHTIPFFLPIREAENDFLSSNAMKFIDYVGVLLQAYVDRREQVRLIKELYGNQIGELYFSLPYHMIEFVLADFNCKVTVSLRYADLLSTLPSVVSVLAWPIQQPKKSWTGAGQLNRKDYGALGRQAIPARLLYAEDALRSMSLPEAFAEIVLKMPEFLKETVPEQNSA; encoded by the exons ATGCAGCAAGTTGGTCAAGCTAAGGAGAGGCCTTTCTCT AATTTTTCCCATGCTGAGGACGTACGGTTGGAGACTACCCGTGCAAGAT TTTCAAGTATCCTTAAAAGACACGGAGAACTAACAGAGCGACTTTCAAG GGACTCTGACAAGACAGTATTTGAGCGTTTGCAAAGGGAATTTGAAGCTGCCCGTGCTTCTCAAACTCAAG AAATATGCTTAGATGGTGAGCAATGGAATGATGGGTTACTAGCTACGATAAGGGAGCGG GTGCACGTGGAGGCTGAAAGAAAAGCCATGCAATTGCCAGGGGAGACCACAGCAGTGACAAACCTTccttttcatgaaaaaataacttaCAGAGTTGGAAATAAG ATGATCTGTTGCTTGGAAGGAGCTAGGATCGGCATCCAATATGAGACATCATTTGCAG GAGAACCTTGCGAGTTGTTCCATTGTATTCTTGAAAGCAAATCGTTTCTCGAGAAAATGACTGTTATCGAACATACTATTCCTTTTTTCCTGCCGATACGGGAGGCGGAAAATGATTTTCTCTCTTCAAATGCAATG AAGTTCATAGACTATGTGGGAGTCTTGTTGCAGGCTTATGTCGACAGACGAGAGCAG GTTCGCCTTATAAAGGAGTTGTATGGAAATCAAATAGGAGAACTCTATTTTAGCCTTCCATATCATATGATTGAATTTGTGCTTGCCGACTTTAATTG CAAGGTCACAGTGAGCCTCAGATATGCTGATCTTCTCTCTACACTTCCATCAGTGGTTAGTGTTCTTGCATGGCCGATTCAGCAACCTAAGAAATCATGGACTGGTGCAGGACAGCTAAACAGAAAGGATTACGGAGCCTTAGGACGTCAAGCTATTCCTGCTCGTTTGCTATATGCGGAGGATGCATTAAGATCAATGAGCTTGCCGGAAG CATTTGCCGAGATTGTTTTGAAAATGCCTGAATTTCTGAAGGAAACAGTACCTGAGCAGAATTCTGCTTAG
- the LOC105167418 gene encoding uncharacterized protein LOC105167418 isoform X1: MQQVGQAKERPFSVSAGEVNFSHAEDVRLETTRARFSSILKRHGELTERLSRDSDKTVFERLQREFEAARASQTQEICLDGEQWNDGLLATIRERVHVEAERKAMQLPGETTAVTNLPFHEKITYRVGNKMICCLEGARIGIQYETSFAGEPCELFHCILESKSFLEKMTVIEHTIPFFLPIREAENDFLSSNAMKFIDYVGVLLQAYVDRREQVRLIKELYGNQIGELYFSLPYHMIEFVLADFNCKVTVSLRYADLLSTLPSVVSVLAWPIQQPKKSWTGAGQLNRKDYGALGRQAIPARLLYAEDALRSMSLPEAFAEIVLKMPEFLKETVPEQNSA; encoded by the exons ATGCAGCAAGTTGGTCAAGCTAAGGAGAGGCCTTTCTCTGTGAGTGCCGGAGAAGTG AATTTTTCCCATGCTGAGGACGTACGGTTGGAGACTACCCGTGCAAGAT TTTCAAGTATCCTTAAAAGACACGGAGAACTAACAGAGCGACTTTCAAG GGACTCTGACAAGACAGTATTTGAGCGTTTGCAAAGGGAATTTGAAGCTGCCCGTGCTTCTCAAACTCAAG AAATATGCTTAGATGGTGAGCAATGGAATGATGGGTTACTAGCTACGATAAGGGAGCGG GTGCACGTGGAGGCTGAAAGAAAAGCCATGCAATTGCCAGGGGAGACCACAGCAGTGACAAACCTTccttttcatgaaaaaataacttaCAGAGTTGGAAATAAG ATGATCTGTTGCTTGGAAGGAGCTAGGATCGGCATCCAATATGAGACATCATTTGCAG GAGAACCTTGCGAGTTGTTCCATTGTATTCTTGAAAGCAAATCGTTTCTCGAGAAAATGACTGTTATCGAACATACTATTCCTTTTTTCCTGCCGATACGGGAGGCGGAAAATGATTTTCTCTCTTCAAATGCAATG AAGTTCATAGACTATGTGGGAGTCTTGTTGCAGGCTTATGTCGACAGACGAGAGCAG GTTCGCCTTATAAAGGAGTTGTATGGAAATCAAATAGGAGAACTCTATTTTAGCCTTCCATATCATATGATTGAATTTGTGCTTGCCGACTTTAATTG CAAGGTCACAGTGAGCCTCAGATATGCTGATCTTCTCTCTACACTTCCATCAGTGGTTAGTGTTCTTGCATGGCCGATTCAGCAACCTAAGAAATCATGGACTGGTGCAGGACAGCTAAACAGAAAGGATTACGGAGCCTTAGGACGTCAAGCTATTCCTGCTCGTTTGCTATATGCGGAGGATGCATTAAGATCAATGAGCTTGCCGGAAG CATTTGCCGAGATTGTTTTGAAAATGCCTGAATTTCTGAAGGAAACAGTACCTGAGCAGAATTCTGCTTAG
- the LOC105167573 gene encoding protein JASON (The sequence of the model RefSeq protein was modified relative to this genomic sequence to represent the inferred CDS: added 27 bases not found in genome assembly) has translation HNKNALSSLFLSDDGSLRKGGEGLNPLHEDHVRELKDEAKFLKACGTLLETPVEIRKASRKFLSTQYKEDESLNFNSWLPNASIEKLKLENQPDESPEPVIISEALGAGSSVDSPSSCMTDGHNTRRDSVISNASSDIQTVITPIDVPDDETHSSAISSVSPEDVANVPCKNKSVRFECESDSPASSASSSQHPKLSGSAGKCCVAKVSPYPTPLKLTDEMETPGTVFPAYLHDMAGRKSTRIRSQYVPFLDRVEYPSQWNEAKDENSDPNHLRGPFEPNDEAALKSTPVLSMLMEDLSVVKDTKDEVSSSSWLKPYLPNHDSNNEQFGPTSSKNVHSCPTPGDRPILGLVAAHWNDDETSCISPKWWDGNGIPNSTNKYKEDQKVSWHATPFEVRLEKALSEETFIPRRKPIAGTPPLHLNEADESDTASSGLQSSAHPNSVVSF, from the exons CACAATAAGAATGCATTGTCATCGCTATTCCTTTCtgatg ACGGTTCACTTCGAAAGGGAGGGGAAGGTCTGAACCCACTTCACGAAGATCATGTCAGGGAGCTTAAGGATGAG GCCAAGTTCCTTAAAGCATGTGGAACTTTACTTGAGACTCCAGTTGAAATTCGAAAAGCATCACGAAAATTTTTGTCAACTCAATACAAAGAAGACGAATCATTGAATTTCAATTCATGGCTTCCAAATGCATCAATTGAGAAATTGAAACTAGAGAACCAACCTGATGAATCTCCAGAACCTGTCATAATTTCGGAAGCACTGGGAGCAGGTTCTTCGGTAGACTCTCCTAGCAG CTGCATGACCGATGGACATAATACCAGAAGGGACTCTGTAATCTCCAATGCAAGCAGTGATATTCAGACTGTTATCACTCCGATAGATGTGCCAGATGATGAAACTCATTCTTCTGCAATTTCATCTGTTTCTCCTGAAGATGTTGCCAATGTGCCATGCAAAAACAAGTCTGTTCGTTTTGAATGCGAATCTGATAGCCCTGCATCTTCAGCAAGTTCCAGTCAACACCCGAAGCTATCAGGGTCAGCTGGAAAATGCTGTGTAGCAAAGGTTTCACCATATCCAACCCCACTGAAATTAACTGATGAGATGGAAACCCCGGGGACTGTATTCCCTGCATACCTGCATGACATGGCCGGTAGAAAATCTACGAGGATCAGATCA GAGTATCCCTCCCAGTGGAATGAAGCGAAGGATGAAAATTCTGATCCCAACCACCTGAGAGGACCTTTTGAGCCAAATGATGAAGCAGCCTTGAAATCAACCCCAGTACTTAGCATGTTAATGGAAGATCTTTCAGTTGTCAAAGACACGAAAGATGAAGTGAGCTCTTCCTCTTGGTTGAAGCCATATTTACCGAATCATGACTCTAATAATGAGCAATTTGGTCCCACTTCTAGTAAAAATGTCCATAGTTGTCCAACTCCAGGAGATAGGCCTATTTTGGGACTGGTCGCAGCCCACTGGAATGATGATGAAACCTCTTGTATTTCTCCTAAATGGTGGGATGGGAATGGCATTCCTAATTCAACTAACAAGTACAAAGAG GATCAGAAAGTCAGTTGGCATGCAACACCATTTGAGGTGAGACTGGAAAAGGCATTATCTGAAGAAACCTTTATACCCCGGAG GAAGCCCATTGCAGGGACACCGCCACTTCATTTGAATGAAGCTGATGAATCTGATACAGCTTCGTCAGGACTGCAATCTTCAGCTCATCCCAATTCAGTTGTTTCATTCTGA